A genomic segment from Myxococcales bacterium encodes:
- a CDS encoding Fic family protein, whose translation LHPVVKAIILHFWLAYDHPFIDGNGRTARALFYWSMLSQDYWLIEYVSISSILRKAPAKYGRSFPYTETDENDITYFIDAQLHVIGRAITELHNYLARKMNEVRKTEQLLRSSVQLNHRQLALLSHALRHPGTRYSIESHRRSHDITYQTARSDLLDLTDKDVLIKSRSGKAYQFTPVHDLYECLKSLA comes from the coding sequence CTTCACCCTGTGGTGAAGGCCATCATCCTTCATTTCTGGCTCGCTTATGACCATCCCTTCATCGACGGAAATGGTCGAACAGCGAGAGCCCTGTTCTATTGGTCAATGCTGTCGCAAGACTACTGGTTGATTGAATACGTATCGATTTCCAGCATTCTTCGGAAGGCACCAGCCAAGTACGGACGCTCTTTCCCCTATACCGAAACCGATGAGAATGACATCACGTACTTCATCGATGCCCAGCTCCATGTGATTGGAAGGGCGATCACTGAGCTTCACAACTATTTGGCCAGAAAGATGAATGAAGTTCGCAAGACCGAGCAGCTTCTTCGGTCTTCTGTTCAGCTGAATCACCGGCAGCTAGCACTGTTAAGCCACGCGCTACGTCACCCCGGAACGCGTTACTCAATCGAATCCCACAGACGAAGCCACGACATCACCTATCAGACCGCGCGCTCAGATCTTCTCGATCTCACGGATAAAGACGTGCTCATTAAATCGCGTTCAGGGAAGGCGTACCAATTTACTCCAGTGCATGACCTGTACGAATGCCTAAAGTCTCTCGCCTAG
- a CDS encoding GFA family protein — protein MITGRCECGSVQYQVDGEINDFSHCHCSQCRRLHGAAFATYAGVVRNEFSFLSGQQDLTRYGSSHDHTRVFCRICGSNILVELDFEPEAVYLAMGTVDGDPKCPPAYHIFVGSKAPWYNFDDSSVRHDTFPEDE, from the coding sequence ATGATTACAGGTCGGTGTGAATGCGGCAGCGTACAGTATCAAGTCGATGGCGAGATCAACGACTTCAGTCACTGCCATTGCAGTCAGTGTCGACGGCTCCATGGTGCCGCCTTCGCGACGTACGCCGGTGTTGTACGCAACGAATTCTCCTTTCTATCGGGGCAGCAGGATCTAACGAGGTATGGGTCATCACATGATCACACCCGTGTGTTTTGCCGCATCTGCGGGTCCAATATCCTGGTTGAACTCGATTTCGAACCGGAAGCCGTTTACCTGGCAATGGGCACGGTAGACGGTGATCCAAAGTGTCCTCCCGCCTACCACATCTTTGTCGGCTCGAAGGCACCCTGGTACAACTTTGATGATTCGTCTGTGCGGCATGACACTTTTCCGGAGGATGAGTGA
- a CDS encoding VCBS repeat-containing protein, with translation MKARQHAFATYRHLARAIVLVSCATFAAASASANVVEVTVGWAPAAQSSITGYKIHVGSTSDVFDQHIDVGMPNLVGGVLSSTLSLEDSQNNFISISAYDDMAVMTPYSDALLVLAAVPDEPMTSEEMSIEAATLGVMGVATEEDSSGSFDALPQEFKSFKNIKNQISYGTEYTICDLEGDGVVDLVLTNLLSNAKSKRMRRESGRILIRNRRPNGSGGISERTIKVRADFLDGYARVIENHVSCGDIDGDGYQELIVSSGSGGDNQLQILDDITTGFKYFALPGSAKGVMQVALDILGAGGNGELHTASGDFDNDGLDEIVITFKRPLADQVLILDDANQNLAPMQNPGLDSGYLTAAEDAQLANFDGNVVPVAIDFDEDGIDEIVIVHSNDSGLTIQMFDDAATNFVLVP, from the coding sequence ATGAAAGCCAGACAGCATGCGTTCGCAACCTATCGACACCTCGCTCGCGCGATCGTGCTTGTGAGTTGCGCCACTTTTGCCGCGGCCAGCGCCAGCGCGAATGTGGTCGAGGTGACGGTCGGATGGGCGCCCGCAGCGCAGTCGAGCATCACTGGCTACAAGATTCACGTCGGCTCCACCTCCGATGTCTTCGACCAGCACATTGACGTCGGCATGCCCAACCTGGTCGGTGGCGTGCTGAGCAGCACGTTGAGCCTGGAAGATTCGCAGAACAACTTCATCTCAATCTCTGCCTACGATGACATGGCGGTCATGACCCCGTATTCCGATGCGCTGCTGGTTCTCGCGGCAGTGCCCGATGAGCCAATGACTTCCGAAGAAATGTCCATCGAAGCGGCCACCCTGGGCGTAATGGGTGTGGCCACCGAAGAGGACAGCAGCGGATCCTTTGACGCTCTTCCCCAAGAGTTCAAAAGCTTCAAGAACATCAAGAATCAAATCTCCTACGGGACCGAGTACACGATCTGCGACCTCGAGGGCGACGGCGTTGTGGATCTCGTGCTGACCAACCTGCTGAGCAATGCCAAATCCAAGCGCATGCGCCGCGAATCCGGCCGAATCTTGATCCGAAACCGGCGACCCAACGGCTCGGGCGGCATTTCCGAAAGAACGATCAAAGTGCGGGCGGACTTCCTCGACGGCTACGCGCGCGTCATAGAAAACCACGTGTCCTGCGGAGACATCGACGGTGACGGGTACCAGGAATTGATCGTGAGTTCGGGCAGCGGCGGGGACAACCAGCTCCAGATCCTGGACGACATCACGACTGGCTTCAAGTACTTCGCACTCCCCGGATCAGCCAAGGGCGTGATGCAAGTCGCTCTGGACATCCTCGGTGCGGGTGGCAACGGCGAACTCCACACCGCTTCCGGCGACTTCGACAACGACGGCCTGGACGAGATCGTCATCACCTTCAAGCGCCCCCTCGCCGACCAGGTCTTGATCCTTGACGACGCCAACCAAAACCTCGCGCCGATGCAGAACCCGGGCCTCGATTCGGGCTACCTGACGGCAGCCGAGGACGCACAACTCGCCAACTTCGACGGAAACGTCGTCCCCGTCGCCATCGACTTCGACGAAGACGGAATAGACGAGATCGTGATCGTCCACTCAAACGACAGCGGCCTTACGATCCAGATGTTCGACGACGCGGCTACCAACTTCGTCCTGGTTCCTTGA